A section of the Sphaerobacter thermophilus DSM 20745 genome encodes:
- a CDS encoding carboxymuconolactone decarboxylase family protein, translating into MRAGNWRGCPDLTAAEQVALAFAEAVTATPPTIDDDLFCQLQEHFDAPEIVEISAICAWENYRARLNRALGIEPHGFYHFDGTDGSS; encoded by the coding sequence GTGCGCGCGGGCAACTGGCGAGGGTGCCCCGACCTGACCGCGGCGGAGCAGGTCGCGCTCGCGTTCGCCGAGGCAGTGACGGCGACACCTCCCACCATCGACGACGACCTCTTCTGCCAGTTACAGGAGCACTTCGACGCGCCCGAGATCGTTGAAATCTCGGCGATCTGTGCTTGGGAGAACTACCGGGCGCGGTTGAACCGGGCACTGGGAATCGAGCCTCACGGCTTCTACCACTTCGACGGCACCGACGGGTCGTCCTGA
- a CDS encoding GAF domain-containing protein has protein sequence MVKPSASQWLSDVASVEKGFAALLESAPDAIVIVDQDGRIVLANSQTEHLFGYTREELLGQPVEMLLPERFREAHRAHRAAYVKAPRTRPMGIGLELFGRRRDGSEFPTEISLSPVETPQGMLVTSIIRDVTDRKVAEAERARLLLSEQAARAEAERTAERFRRLQAVTDTALAHLSLDALLEASLDRVREALDVETVTILLLDAERGALRPSATRGLDPDSLGEVEVPLGSGFAGRVAAERRTLIFDNPADVGRVHPNLRVQGVQALLGAPMFVEGDVIGVVQVGTTRPREFTDDDAELLQRVADRLALAIGRARAYEAERAARAATEAAEQRAAFLARASQILASSLDYETTLASLARLTVPSLADWCTIDVVEEDGRVARVATAHADPEKEPLLRTMIRRFPTDLPATMPLRRALETGQPQLVPDLPEEHLPQVTRAETLDVVRRVGARSFIVAPLVARERCLGAITLIYSDSGRRYGPADLALVEDLARRAALAVDNARLYYEAQRSREQVERQAARLNLLAGAARLVAEASLDLRAILETVSQRVAVILDGACVIGLLSPDDARLDPMAFHHGDPATLEALQTMPPVPLEDGEGFIASVMRSGEPLLRATIAPEEAQAGLMPGQEAFVAQFPIHSLLIAPLSVRGRSIGALIVWRDRPDHPYTEEDLSFLQDLADRAALAVDNAMLYRAAQEAVLAREEFLSVASHELKTPLTTVKGWVYLLADEVRREDPDREAIREFTDELQSQIDRFEGLIADLLDASRIQQGRIDLRPEPVALNDLARRVLARFEHAPERTPRHTLTLEAPEPIAGIWDPDRLEQVLVNLISNALKYSPDGGDVRVRLRRDGDVVELTVSDEGIGIAPADQKRLFQPFSRTEAARQRASGTGLGLYITQRIVREHGGTIDLFSEPGKGTTVTVRLPVILPGWTPETA, from the coding sequence GTGGTGAAGCCGTCAGCATCACAATGGCTCAGCGACGTCGCGAGCGTCGAAAAGGGATTCGCCGCGCTGCTCGAGTCGGCGCCGGACGCGATCGTGATCGTCGACCAGGACGGGCGGATCGTACTGGCGAACTCCCAAACCGAGCACCTCTTCGGCTACACACGGGAGGAGTTGCTCGGCCAGCCGGTCGAGATGTTGCTGCCCGAGCGCTTCCGGGAAGCACACCGGGCGCACCGGGCCGCCTACGTTAAGGCCCCGCGCACACGCCCGATGGGGATCGGACTGGAACTCTTCGGCCGGCGGCGTGACGGGAGCGAGTTCCCCACCGAGATCAGCCTCAGCCCCGTCGAAACCCCGCAGGGCATGCTGGTAACCAGCATCATCCGCGACGTCACCGACCGCAAGGTCGCGGAAGCCGAGCGTGCCCGCCTCCTGCTGAGCGAGCAGGCCGCGCGGGCAGAGGCCGAGCGCACCGCGGAGCGCTTCCGGCGCCTGCAGGCGGTCACCGACACCGCGCTGGCGCACCTGTCGCTCGATGCCCTGCTCGAAGCATCGCTCGACCGCGTCCGCGAGGCGCTGGACGTCGAGACAGTCACCATCCTGCTCCTGGACGCTGAGCGCGGGGCGCTGCGGCCGTCAGCGACGCGCGGCCTGGATCCGGACAGCCTTGGCGAGGTCGAAGTACCTCTCGGCTCCGGCTTCGCCGGCCGCGTGGCGGCCGAGCGCCGCACGCTGATCTTCGACAACCCCGCAGATGTTGGCCGGGTGCACCCGAATCTGCGCGTGCAGGGGGTGCAGGCGCTGCTGGGCGCACCCATGTTCGTCGAGGGGGATGTGATCGGCGTGGTGCAGGTCGGCACCACGCGACCGCGGGAGTTCACCGACGACGACGCCGAGTTACTGCAGCGCGTCGCCGACCGGCTCGCGCTGGCGATCGGTCGTGCCCGGGCGTACGAGGCCGAGCGCGCGGCCCGTGCCGCGACCGAGGCTGCCGAGCAGCGTGCGGCATTCCTGGCGCGCGCGAGTCAGATCCTCGCCAGTTCGCTCGACTACGAGACGACCCTGGCCAGCCTCGCCCGGCTCACTGTCCCGTCTCTGGCCGATTGGTGCACGATCGACGTGGTTGAAGAGGACGGTCGCGTGGCGCGGGTCGCGACGGCGCACGCCGATCCGGAGAAGGAACCCCTGCTGCGCACGATGATCCGCCGCTTCCCGACCGACCTCCCGGCCACAATGCCGCTGCGGCGAGCGTTGGAGACCGGGCAACCGCAGCTCGTGCCGGACCTCCCGGAAGAGCACCTCCCCCAGGTCACGCGTGCTGAAACGCTCGACGTTGTCCGCCGGGTGGGGGCGCGCTCGTTCATCGTCGCGCCGCTGGTTGCACGCGAGCGGTGCCTGGGCGCCATCACGCTGATCTACAGCGACTCCGGCCGGCGCTACGGGCCGGCGGATCTCGCGCTGGTGGAGGATCTGGCGCGCCGCGCCGCACTCGCAGTCGACAACGCGCGCCTGTACTACGAGGCGCAGCGGTCGCGAGAGCAGGTCGAGCGCCAGGCTGCGCGGCTGAACCTGCTGGCCGGGGCCGCGCGCCTCGTTGCCGAGGCGAGCCTGGATCTCCGAGCGATCCTGGAGACAGTCAGCCAGCGCGTCGCCGTGATCCTCGATGGCGCCTGCGTCATCGGGCTCCTCTCACCCGACGACGCACGGCTCGACCCGATGGCCTTCCACCATGGCGACCCCGCCACGCTGGAGGCACTGCAGACCATGCCGCCGGTCCCGCTCGAGGACGGCGAGGGGTTCATCGCGTCGGTCATGCGCAGCGGGGAGCCGCTGCTGCGCGCTACGATCGCGCCGGAGGAGGCCCAGGCAGGTCTGATGCCGGGTCAGGAGGCCTTCGTCGCACAGTTCCCCATCCACAGCCTGCTGATCGCGCCGCTCTCGGTCCGTGGGCGGAGCATCGGTGCCCTCATCGTCTGGCGCGACCGGCCAGACCATCCGTATACCGAGGAGGACCTGAGCTTCCTGCAGGACCTCGCCGACCGCGCCGCGCTGGCGGTGGACAATGCGATGCTCTACCGCGCCGCACAGGAGGCGGTGCTGGCGCGCGAGGAGTTCCTCTCGGTCGCCTCTCACGAGTTGAAGACGCCGTTGACGACGGTGAAGGGCTGGGTGTACCTGCTGGCCGACGAGGTGCGCCGCGAGGATCCCGACCGGGAGGCGATACGGGAATTCACTGACGAGCTCCAGAGCCAGATCGACCGCTTCGAAGGACTGATCGCCGATCTCCTCGATGCCTCCCGCATCCAGCAGGGGCGGATCGACCTGCGCCCGGAGCCAGTGGCCCTCAACGATCTGGCGCGGCGCGTCCTGGCGCGCTTTGAGCACGCGCCCGAGCGGACGCCACGCCACACGCTGACGCTGGAGGCTCCCGAGCCGATAGCCGGCATCTGGGACCCGGACCGGCTCGAGCAGGTGCTGGTCAACCTGATCTCCAACGCCCTCAAGTACTCGCCGGACGGCGGCGATGTCCGCGTCCGGCTGCGGCGCGACGGGGATGTGGTCGAGTTGACGGTGAGTGACGAGGGCATCGGGATCGCCCCGGCGGACCAGAAACGCCTGTTCCAGCCCTTCAGCCGCACGGAGGCGGCCCGCCAGCGCGCCAGCGGGACCGGGTTAGGGCTCTACATCACTCAGCGGATCGTGCGGGAGCACGGAGGGACGATCGACCTCTTCAGCGAACCGGGCAAGGGGACGACCGTCACGGTGCGGCTGCCGGTCATACTACCCGGCTGGACGCCAGAGACCGCATAG
- a CDS encoding DinB family protein has protein sequence MFDERAELLQVYRSTPDTLRALLRGLPDEVVRAGGEGEDAWSIVEVVCHLRDAEARVIERVRLMRDEERPWLAAYDQEEVARAGRYRDQSLTQALDEFHRLRGEQIAMLEALTPEQWQRTGVHAEVGEITIQQLVAHMAAHDAIHLAQIARCIIRHVMNGGQPIPTP, from the coding sequence ATGTTCGACGAGCGAGCGGAGCTGCTGCAGGTCTACCGGAGCACGCCCGACACGCTGCGGGCACTGCTGCGCGGCCTGCCGGACGAGGTGGTCCGTGCCGGTGGCGAGGGCGAGGACGCCTGGTCGATCGTGGAGGTGGTCTGCCACCTGCGCGACGCCGAGGCGCGCGTGATCGAGCGGGTACGGCTGATGCGCGATGAGGAGCGCCCCTGGCTCGCCGCGTACGACCAGGAGGAGGTCGCGCGGGCCGGCCGCTACCGTGACCAGTCGCTGACACAGGCACTCGACGAGTTCCACCGGCTGCGCGGGGAGCAGATCGCCATGCTGGAAGCACTGACGCCGGAACAGTGGCAGCGCACCGGGGTCCACGCCGAGGTGGGCGAGATCACCATCCAGCAACTGGTGGCGCACATGGCGGCGCACGATGCAATCCACCTCGCGCAGATCGCCCGCTGCATCATCCGCCACGTGATGAACGGGGGGCAGCCGATCCCGACTCCGTGA
- a CDS encoding class II histone deacetylase: protein MPDRSTGLVFCERYLQHNTNPYRLWRSGNPLPFVEQVDHPSNPRLAQRTKHLLDLAGLSRRMVRIEPYPATEEDVTAYHTPAYVQRVREICAAGGGDTGEGAPAAPDSYEIALLAAGGVMAAVDAVMTGQVRQCLALVRPPGHHAMADRGMGFCIFGNVAIAAHHARRRHGVERILIVDWDVHHGNGTQDAFYADPGVLFVSIHQDGLYPPGWGAVEDTGTGPGAGYTVNIPLPPGSGDAAYLAAFTRVIAPIAARFRPELVIVSAGQDASASDPLGRMCLSTEAYRRMTAVMRDIAASSADGRLVVALEGGYSEIYAPYCTLAIAEELLGERTGIEEPLNPERVAAWRTSREVSHDQEQVIERVIAVHRERWGL, encoded by the coding sequence GTGCCCGACCGATCCACCGGGCTGGTCTTCTGCGAGCGGTACCTGCAGCACAACACCAACCCCTACCGGCTCTGGCGCTCCGGCAACCCGCTGCCCTTCGTCGAGCAGGTCGACCACCCCTCGAACCCGCGCCTGGCGCAGCGCACCAAGCACCTGCTCGACCTGGCCGGACTGAGCCGGCGGATGGTGCGGATCGAGCCTTACCCCGCCACCGAGGAGGACGTCACCGCCTACCACACGCCGGCCTACGTGCAGCGCGTGCGGGAGATCTGCGCCGCAGGCGGCGGAGACACCGGCGAGGGAGCACCGGCCGCGCCGGACTCGTACGAGATCGCGCTCCTCGCCGCGGGCGGTGTGATGGCCGCTGTGGACGCGGTGATGACCGGCCAAGTCCGCCAGTGCCTGGCGCTGGTGCGGCCGCCCGGCCACCACGCGATGGCCGATCGGGGCATGGGCTTCTGCATCTTCGGCAACGTGGCGATCGCCGCGCACCACGCCCGGCGCCGCCACGGGGTCGAGCGCATCCTCATCGTCGACTGGGATGTCCACCACGGGAACGGGACGCAGGATGCCTTCTATGCCGACCCCGGCGTGCTCTTCGTCTCCATACACCAGGACGGGCTCTACCCACCCGGCTGGGGCGCGGTGGAGGACACGGGGACCGGCCCCGGCGCCGGCTACACGGTGAACATTCCCCTCCCGCCCGGGTCGGGCGACGCCGCCTACCTCGCGGCCTTCACGCGGGTCATCGCCCCCATCGCCGCGCGCTTCCGTCCGGAACTGGTCATCGTCTCTGCCGGGCAGGACGCCAGCGCCAGCGATCCACTGGGGCGGATGTGTCTCTCAACCGAAGCCTACCGCCGCATGACGGCCGTCATGCGCGACATCGCCGCGTCGTCCGCCGACGGCCGGCTGGTGGTCGCCCTGGAAGGCGGGTACAGCGAGATCTATGCGCCCTACTGCACCCTCGCGATCGCCGAGGAGCTGCTGGGCGAACGCACCGGCATCGAGGAACCGCTGAACCCCGAGCGCGTCGCCGCCTGGCGCACCTCGCGCGAGGTCTCCCATGACCAGGAGCAGGTTATCGAGCGCGTGATCGCCGTCCACCGCGAGCGCTGGGGGCTGTAG
- a CDS encoding type II toxin-antitoxin system Phd/YefM family antitoxin, with the protein MNVDASDAQAQLFQLLDEVERGATITITRHGSPVALLLPATDVDRRRVEETIEALKEFRRGKRLGPVTLRELIDDGRRT; encoded by the coding sequence ATGAACGTAGACGCGAGCGACGCGCAGGCACAGCTGTTCCAGCTCCTAGACGAGGTTGAGCGGGGCGCTACGATCACCATTACCCGGCACGGATCTCCGGTGGCTCTACTCCTACCTGCGACGGACGTCGATCGACGCCGCGTCGAGGAGACCATCGAGGCGCTGAAGGAGTTCCGCCGGGGTAAGAGGCTTGGGCCTGTGACCCTCCGGGAGCTGATCGACGACGGCCGCCGCACCTGA
- a CDS encoding Abi family protein, translating into MSDRSTDYYHLLTRCLSQERLDAYARRLPTQPADELEILAHYLWNISLSQALYPALQAFEIALRNNIHAVMTAAYNTPTWFKGKPAGPTLEPHHRRLIVDAEAKLRKRRKGNPKSPTPGEIIAELNLGFWVGLFNKEYDPSVHSIWRGNRITSVFPFIPPDESFTKHNRRIYRTRHAISQILGRIHRLRNRVSHHEPIWYWKAPPEIHSLDDQHRELLEVIGWMNPALFATLLLLDEFPTIFEAGPGAFREKLRDLVDHIELPLP; encoded by the coding sequence ATGAGTGACCGCTCCACGGACTACTACCACCTGCTCACCAGATGTCTGTCGCAGGAGCGCTTAGACGCCTACGCTCGGCGTCTCCCTACACAACCCGCCGATGAGCTTGAGATTCTGGCGCACTATCTTTGGAACATATCGCTGAGCCAGGCCTTGTATCCGGCTCTTCAGGCATTTGAGATCGCGCTGCGGAACAACATCCACGCAGTGATGACGGCAGCCTACAACACCCCCACCTGGTTCAAAGGGAAGCCGGCCGGTCCTACCCTGGAGCCACACCATCGCCGGCTGATTGTCGATGCCGAAGCGAAGCTCAGGAAACGCCGTAAGGGCAATCCAAAATCGCCGACGCCAGGAGAAATCATCGCCGAACTCAACCTCGGATTCTGGGTCGGTCTCTTCAACAAGGAGTACGATCCCAGTGTTCATTCCATCTGGCGTGGCAACCGAATCACGAGCGTCTTCCCGTTTATCCCGCCAGACGAGTCATTTACTAAGCACAACCGTCGGATCTACCGGACACGTCACGCGATCTCCCAGATCCTTGGACGCATTCATCGGCTGCGGAACCGCGTCTCCCACCACGAACCGATCTGGTACTGGAAAGCTCCGCCCGAGATTCACAGCCTCGATGACCAACACAGAGAACTCCTCGAGGTGATCGGCTGGATGAATCCTGCGCTTTTCGCGACGTTGCTTCTGCTGGATGAGTTCCCGACGATCTTTGAGGCAGGGCCAGGCGCATTCCGTGAGAAGCTGAGAGACCTCGTCGATCACATAGAACTGCCGCTTCCGTAA